Proteins from one Arthrobacter sp. DNA4 genomic window:
- a CDS encoding bifunctional allantoicase/(S)-ureidoglycine aminohydrolase, translating into MGKYYSPSGGLPPQTHLTTERAIVTEAYTVIPKGVMTDIVTSNLPGFSNTRSWIIARPISGFATTFSQLIVEIGPGGGAPKAEFEAGVEGVIFVTRGKVNLTLDGELHPLEEGGYAYLAAGSEWGLENVSDEVVSFHWIRKAYERLEGYEAKSFVTNEKDVEPTSMPDTNDVWKTTRFTDSNDLAHDMQVNIVTFQPGGVIPFPETHVMEHGLYVLEGKAMYLLNNDWVEVEAGDFMWLRAFCPQACYAGGPGEFRYLLYKDMNRQVKLT; encoded by the coding sequence ATGGGCAAGTACTACTCCCCCAGCGGCGGACTCCCGCCGCAGACCCACCTGACCACCGAGCGCGCCATCGTCACCGAGGCCTACACGGTGATCCCGAAGGGCGTGATGACGGACATCGTCACGTCCAACCTGCCAGGCTTTTCGAACACCCGGTCCTGGATCATCGCCCGCCCCATCTCCGGCTTCGCCACCACCTTCTCCCAGCTGATCGTTGAGATCGGCCCGGGCGGCGGGGCTCCCAAGGCCGAATTCGAGGCCGGAGTGGAGGGCGTCATTTTCGTGACGCGGGGCAAGGTCAACCTCACCCTGGACGGCGAACTGCACCCGCTGGAGGAGGGCGGCTACGCCTACCTGGCCGCGGGTTCGGAATGGGGCCTGGAAAACGTCTCTGACGAGGTCGTGTCCTTCCACTGGATCCGCAAGGCCTACGAGCGCCTTGAAGGGTACGAGGCCAAGTCCTTCGTCACCAACGAAAAGGACGTGGAGCCCACGTCCATGCCGGACACCAATGACGTCTGGAAGACCACGCGGTTCACGGACTCGAACGACCTCGCCCATGACATGCAGGTGAACATCGTGACGTTCCAGCCCGGCGGCGTGATCCCGTTCCCGGAAACCCACGTGATGGAACACGGCCTGTACGTCCTTGAGGGCAAGGCCATGTACCTGCTGAACAACGACTGGGTGGAGGTGGAGGCGGGCGACTTCATGTGGCTGCGCGCCTTCTGCCCGCAGGCCTGCTACGCCGGCGGCCCCGGTGAGTTCCGCTACCTGCTGTACAAGGACATGAACCGCCAGGTGAAGCTGACCTAG
- a CDS encoding zinc-dependent alcohol dehydrogenase → MKALTWQGKRSVSVEEVPDPVIQEPTDAIVRITSTAICGSDLHLYEVLGPYMHKGDVIGHEPMGIVEEVGSGVTNLRKGDRVVVPFNISCGSCFMCRQGLQSQCETTQVKEKGSGAALFGFSELYGSVPGGQAEYLRVPHADYGPIKVGSELPDERYLFLSDILPTAWQGVEYANVEPGGVLTVFGLGPVGQFAARIGAHRGYRVIGVDPVPERREMAARHGVETLDYAKGVADELREMTDGRGPNGIVDAVGMEAHGSPVAGFAHQALGLLPDKLAQKAMETAGVDRLAVLHTAIDAVRRGGTLSLSGVYGGQASPMPLLTMFDKQLQLRMGQCNVRHWTDQLLPLVEDDADPLGVMDLVTHRSGLDGAPALYEKFQKKEDGCIKVVLNPGA, encoded by the coding sequence GTGAAAGCACTGACGTGGCAAGGAAAGCGGTCGGTAAGCGTTGAAGAAGTGCCCGATCCCGTCATCCAGGAGCCCACGGACGCGATCGTCCGTATCACCTCCACCGCGATCTGCGGTTCCGACCTGCACCTCTACGAGGTCCTGGGCCCCTACATGCACAAAGGCGACGTCATTGGCCACGAGCCGATGGGCATCGTGGAGGAAGTAGGCAGTGGCGTTACCAACCTCCGCAAGGGCGACCGCGTGGTGGTTCCGTTCAATATTTCCTGCGGCTCCTGCTTCATGTGCCGCCAGGGCCTGCAGTCGCAATGTGAAACCACGCAGGTGAAAGAGAAGGGATCCGGCGCAGCCCTGTTCGGCTTCTCAGAACTGTATGGGTCGGTCCCCGGCGGCCAGGCCGAATACCTGCGCGTCCCGCACGCCGACTATGGCCCCATCAAGGTGGGCAGCGAGCTTCCCGATGAACGCTATCTGTTCCTCTCGGACATCCTCCCCACCGCCTGGCAGGGGGTGGAGTACGCCAATGTTGAACCCGGCGGCGTCCTGACGGTTTTCGGGCTCGGTCCGGTGGGCCAGTTCGCGGCACGGATCGGAGCGCACCGTGGTTACCGGGTCATCGGCGTCGATCCCGTTCCGGAACGGCGCGAGATGGCCGCCCGGCATGGAGTCGAAACCCTCGATTACGCCAAGGGCGTCGCCGACGAACTGCGGGAGATGACCGATGGGAGGGGTCCGAACGGCATAGTTGACGCCGTCGGAATGGAAGCGCACGGTTCGCCGGTGGCAGGGTTTGCGCACCAGGCGCTGGGGCTCCTGCCGGACAAGCTGGCGCAAAAGGCGATGGAGACTGCGGGTGTGGACCGGCTCGCGGTGCTGCATACCGCCATTGATGCGGTACGCCGCGGCGGCACCCTGTCGCTGAGCGGTGTCTACGGCGGCCAGGCCAGCCCCATGCCGCTGCTGACCATGTTCGACAAGCAGCTTCAGCTGCGCATGGGTCAGTGCAACGTACGGCACTGGACCGACCAGCTGCTTCCCTTGGTGGAGGACGACGCCGACCCGCTGGGCGTGATGGACCTGGTCACCCACCGCTCGGGCCTGGACGGTGCGCCTGCCCTCTACGAGAAGTTCCAGAAGAAGGAAGACGGCTGCATCAAGGTGGTCCTCAACCCGGGCGCCTGA
- the pucL gene encoding factor-independent urate hydroxylase, whose product MSSKIILGSNQFGKAEVRVVKITRDSDRHQIEDLNVTSQLRGDFEAAHLEGDNGHVVPTDTQKNTVYAFAREGIGSPEAFLLRLGEHFTSNFSWVDGGRWAAESYAWDRIQAHGSEHDHSFVRNGQEVRTAVLVRDGDAEHLISGLKDLTVLKSTQSGFVGYPKDKYTTLAETTDRILATDVSARWRFKAGTDFSGFDFNKNYDDVKSLLLEGFTEKYSHALQQTLFDMGAKVLEAHPEIDEIKFSMPNKHHFLVDLSPFGLDNPNEVFFAADRPYGLIEATVLREDAVPAENAWTGIAGFC is encoded by the coding sequence ATGAGCAGCAAGATCATCCTCGGCAGCAACCAGTTCGGCAAGGCCGAGGTACGGGTTGTCAAGATTACCCGGGACAGCGACCGCCACCAGATCGAAGACCTCAATGTCACCTCGCAGCTGCGCGGCGACTTTGAGGCTGCGCACCTCGAAGGCGACAACGGGCACGTCGTGCCCACCGATACCCAGAAGAACACTGTCTATGCCTTCGCACGGGAAGGCATCGGTTCTCCTGAAGCCTTCCTGCTTCGCCTCGGCGAGCACTTTACGTCAAACTTCAGCTGGGTCGACGGCGGACGCTGGGCCGCCGAGTCCTATGCCTGGGACCGGATCCAGGCCCACGGCAGCGAGCATGACCACTCCTTCGTGCGCAACGGCCAGGAAGTCCGGACCGCCGTCCTGGTCCGCGACGGTGACGCCGAACACCTTATCTCGGGCCTGAAGGACCTCACGGTCCTGAAGTCCACCCAGTCCGGCTTTGTCGGGTACCCCAAGGACAAGTACACCACCCTGGCGGAAACCACCGACCGCATCCTGGCAACTGATGTCTCCGCACGCTGGCGCTTCAAGGCCGGCACGGACTTCTCAGGCTTCGATTTCAACAAAAACTACGACGACGTCAAGAGCCTCCTGCTGGAAGGCTTCACCGAGAAGTACTCCCACGCCCTGCAGCAGACCCTGTTCGACATGGGCGCCAAGGTCCTGGAAGCACACCCGGAGATCGACGAGATCAAGTTCTCCATGCCCAACAAGCACCACTTCCTGGTGGACCTCTCGCCATTCGGCCTCGACAACCCCAACGAGGTGTTCTTCGCAGCCGACCGCCCCTACGGCCTGATCGAGGCTACGGTCCTGCGCGAGGATGCCGTCCCGGCCGAAAATGCCTGGACCGGTATCGCCGGCTTCTGCTAA
- a CDS encoding HAD family hydrolase → MAESTTPPAPPPGVLFDVDGTLIDSSYIHTIAWWGAFRQYGHDVPMAAIHQLVGMGGARLVDTLLPDGRNQDEDEDIMASHGALYASHWPSLRALDGAKDLLGQCHAGGLAVALASSARERDLQVMRSVLEADAFIDAATSANDAKESKPAPDILEAALEAVGVEAANAVYVGDAVWDMKAAGALGIPAIGLTCGGIHAAQLREAGAVEVYDGPRHLLQNLGSSAIGRLLALQPHR, encoded by the coding sequence ATGGCCGAATCCACCACACCCCCGGCACCCCCGCCGGGGGTCCTGTTTGACGTCGACGGAACGCTGATCGACTCGTCGTACATCCATACCATCGCCTGGTGGGGTGCCTTCCGCCAGTATGGCCACGACGTCCCCATGGCGGCCATACACCAGCTCGTGGGCATGGGCGGCGCCCGGCTAGTGGACACCCTCCTCCCCGACGGCCGGAACCAGGACGAGGATGAGGACATCATGGCCAGCCATGGCGCACTGTATGCCTCGCACTGGCCCTCCCTCCGCGCCCTTGATGGCGCCAAGGACCTGCTGGGCCAGTGCCATGCCGGAGGCCTGGCCGTGGCCCTGGCTTCCTCGGCGCGGGAACGGGACCTGCAGGTCATGCGCTCCGTGCTGGAGGCAGACGCCTTCATTGACGCCGCCACCAGCGCCAATGACGCGAAGGAGAGCAAGCCTGCGCCGGACATCCTGGAAGCCGCCCTGGAGGCCGTGGGCGTCGAGGCTGCCAACGCTGTTTACGTGGGTGACGCTGTATGGGACATGAAGGCAGCGGGCGCGCTGGGCATTCCCGCCATCGGGCTTACCTGTGGTGGAATCCATGCGGCACAACTCCGGGAAGCGGGCGCCGTTGAGGTCTATGACGGGCCGCGCCACCTGCTGCAGAACCTGGGCTCAAGCGCCATCGGCCGGCTGCTTGCGTTGCAGCCGCACCGCTAG
- a CDS encoding nucleobase:cation symporter-2 family protein produces MNIKNPLKAGAKQRSKRTTLSRPEDERLSIGSSFAYGFQHVLTMYGGIIAVPLIVGQAAGLSSADIGVLIAAALFMGGLATLLQTIGIPFFGSQLPLVQGVSFASVATMVAIVSGGGGLPSVFGAVMVSAAIGLIIAPVFSKIVRFFPPVVTGTVITTIGLTLMPVAANWAMGGNKKAEDYGSVANIGLAAVTLALVLLLSKVGSATISRLSILLAMIVGTVIAVVTGMADFSKVGNGPIVAFPTPFHLGAPTFEIAAIISMLIVVLVILTETMADILAVGEIVGTRTDSKRIAAGLRADMGSSLIAPIFGSFTQSAFAQNVGLVAVTKIKSRYVVAAGGVILVLLGLLPVMGRVVAAVPTAVLGGAGIVLFGTVAASGIRTLAKVEYKNNMNLIIVAASIGFGMIPIAAPTFYDKFPSWFSTIFHSGISSAAVMAILLNLLFNHLKAGNSEYQSVFAAGTGRVIREEDLTCLEHGDRFENGKLIDCDGKEVPIQSAEKASEH; encoded by the coding sequence ATGAACATCAAGAACCCCCTCAAAGCCGGCGCTAAGCAACGCAGCAAGCGCACGACTCTCAGCCGCCCCGAAGATGAGCGGCTCTCAATCGGAAGCAGTTTTGCCTACGGCTTCCAGCACGTCCTGACCATGTACGGCGGCATCATTGCCGTACCACTCATCGTCGGGCAGGCCGCAGGCCTCTCATCTGCCGACATCGGTGTCCTCATTGCCGCGGCCCTCTTCATGGGTGGACTTGCCACCCTCCTGCAGACCATCGGCATTCCGTTCTTCGGCTCTCAGCTGCCCTTGGTACAGGGTGTTTCCTTTGCCAGCGTGGCCACCATGGTGGCAATCGTCAGCGGCGGTGGAGGCCTGCCGTCAGTCTTTGGTGCGGTTATGGTCTCGGCCGCCATCGGTCTGATCATCGCCCCTGTCTTCTCCAAGATCGTCAGGTTCTTCCCACCGGTGGTTACCGGTACCGTCATCACCACCATCGGCCTGACCCTGATGCCGGTCGCGGCAAACTGGGCCATGGGCGGTAACAAGAAGGCTGAGGACTACGGGAGCGTAGCCAACATCGGTCTCGCCGCAGTTACCCTCGCACTGGTGCTGCTGCTAAGCAAGGTTGGCAGCGCCACAATCTCCCGGCTTTCCATCCTCCTGGCCATGATTGTCGGCACGGTGATCGCCGTGGTTACCGGGATGGCCGACTTCTCGAAGGTGGGCAACGGCCCGATCGTTGCGTTCCCCACCCCCTTCCACCTGGGTGCCCCCACATTTGAGATCGCCGCCATCATTTCCATGCTGATTGTGGTTCTGGTGATCCTCACCGAAACCATGGCGGACATCCTGGCCGTAGGCGAAATCGTCGGCACCCGCACTGATTCCAAGCGGATCGCAGCCGGCCTGCGAGCAGATATGGGCTCGAGCCTCATCGCACCGATCTTTGGTTCCTTCACCCAGAGCGCATTTGCCCAGAACGTGGGCCTGGTGGCAGTCACCAAGATCAAGAGCCGTTACGTCGTGGCGGCCGGTGGCGTGATCCTGGTCCTGCTGGGCCTGCTGCCGGTCATGGGCCGCGTCGTCGCAGCAGTCCCCACGGCGGTTCTCGGAGGTGCCGGCATCGTGCTGTTCGGTACCGTTGCCGCCAGCGGCATCCGGACCTTGGCCAAGGTCGAGTACAAGAACAACATGAATCTCATCATCGTGGCCGCGTCCATCGGTTTCGGCATGATTCCGATCGCTGCGCCCACCTTCTACGACAAGTTTCCGTCCTGGTTCAGCACCATCTTCCACTCCGGGATCAGCTCAGCCGCAGTCATGGCCATCCTGCTGAACCTCCTGTTCAACCACCTCAAGGCCGGGAACTCGGAGTACCAGTCCGTCTTTGCTGCGGGCACCGGCAGGGTCATCCGGGAAGAGGACCTGACATGCCTTGAGCATGGCGACCGTTTCGAAAACGGCAAGCTCATCGACTGCGATGGCAAGGAAGTGCCCATCCAGTCAGCCGAGAAGGCGTCAGAACACTGA
- a CDS encoding IclR family transcriptional regulator, whose product MAEKASGGVQSVERVFELLELITDAGGDVTLSELSSSTDLPLPTIHRLLRTLVSLGYIRQLPNRRYALGPRLIRLGEGANKQLGALAQPQLKILVDRLGETSNMAVLDSDMVIYVAQVPSLHSMRMFTEVGRRAHTHATGVGKAILAQLDDDTVRGIVARAGMPTPTAKSIGDIEELLADLKLIRERGYSIDEEEQELGVRCFAMAVPNAPTPTAISVSGPVSRVDEDFADKAVPILREAAEAISRELNRT is encoded by the coding sequence ATGGCAGAAAAAGCGTCCGGTGGGGTGCAGTCGGTAGAGCGCGTCTTCGAACTGCTGGAGCTCATCACTGATGCCGGCGGCGACGTCACCCTCAGTGAGCTCTCGTCTTCCACCGACCTGCCGCTGCCCACTATCCACCGCCTGCTCCGCACCCTGGTGTCGCTGGGCTACATCCGCCAGCTGCCCAACCGGCGCTACGCGCTGGGCCCCCGCCTCATCCGTTTGGGCGAGGGTGCCAACAAGCAGCTCGGTGCCCTGGCGCAGCCCCAGCTGAAGATCCTGGTGGACCGGCTGGGGGAGACCTCCAATATGGCCGTGCTGGATTCCGACATGGTCATCTACGTGGCGCAGGTTCCTTCGCTGCACTCCATGCGCATGTTCACCGAGGTGGGCCGGCGCGCCCACACCCACGCCACCGGCGTGGGCAAGGCCATCCTGGCCCAGCTCGACGACGACACCGTGCGGGGCATTGTTGCCCGCGCCGGCATGCCCACCCCCACCGCCAAGAGCATCGGCGACATTGAAGAGCTCCTGGCCGATCTCAAGCTCATCCGCGAGCGTGGCTACTCCATTGACGAGGAGGAGCAGGAGCTCGGCGTCCGTTGCTTCGCCATGGCGGTCCCGAATGCCCCCACGCCCACCGCGATCTCGGTCTCCGGCCCTGTATCCCGGGTGGACGAGGACTTCGCGGACAAGGCCGTGCCCATCCTCCGGGAAGCGGCCGAGGCCATTTCCCGCGAGCTTAACCGCACCTAA
- a CDS encoding aldolase translates to MAAPKSSLSAGDLAHIDGQLAATDRLLEQNYPGDDGTRQPVHTVYVPADRFTPSLAADWGAQAIATAEAHGGFGKLGRLLGQDAGLAEAVADRVQAKLQTEPIEDLRLDFEDGFGDRGDDAEDAAAVAAASAVAQAVAAGSAPPFIGIRFKCFEAPTRARGLRTLDLFVSGLAAAGELPDGLVLTLPKVTTVAQVQAMDYAVSRLEDVHGLPTGRLRFEVQVETPQLILGPEGTSPVAQLPHAVPGRISGLHYGTYDYSASLQISAEYQSMEHPVADFAKEVMQLAVAGTGIRLSDGSTNIIPVGDNVENAWQLHGRLVRRSLERGYYQGWDLHPAQLPSRFAATYAFYREGLPDTAARLRNYVERTEGGVMDEPATARALAAFVLRGVQCGAVGAEEVQALAGVGLPRLTALAHPRLATTSNS, encoded by the coding sequence ATGGCAGCACCCAAGTCCTCGCTCTCCGCGGGGGACCTCGCGCACATTGACGGGCAGCTTGCTGCCACCGACCGGCTGCTGGAACAGAACTACCCGGGCGACGACGGCACCCGCCAGCCCGTGCACACGGTGTACGTGCCCGCGGACCGTTTCACACCGTCGCTCGCGGCCGACTGGGGCGCCCAGGCAATCGCGACGGCGGAAGCCCACGGCGGCTTCGGGAAGCTGGGCCGGCTGCTGGGCCAGGACGCCGGGCTCGCCGAAGCGGTGGCGGACCGCGTCCAGGCCAAGCTCCAGACCGAGCCGATCGAGGACCTTCGCCTCGACTTCGAGGACGGCTTCGGGGACAGGGGCGACGACGCCGAGGACGCCGCCGCCGTTGCCGCGGCGTCCGCCGTGGCGCAGGCCGTGGCGGCGGGGTCCGCTCCCCCGTTCATCGGCATCCGGTTCAAGTGCTTCGAGGCTCCCACCCGGGCCCGTGGCCTGCGGACGCTTGACCTGTTCGTGTCCGGCCTGGCAGCGGCCGGCGAACTGCCGGACGGCCTGGTCCTCACGCTGCCCAAGGTCACCACAGTGGCCCAGGTCCAGGCCATGGACTATGCGGTGTCCCGGCTCGAGGACGTCCACGGCCTGCCGACCGGGCGGCTCCGCTTCGAGGTGCAGGTGGAAACACCGCAGCTGATCCTCGGTCCGGAAGGAACGTCTCCGGTAGCGCAGCTGCCGCATGCCGTGCCCGGGCGGATCAGCGGGTTGCACTACGGCACCTACGACTACTCGGCATCACTCCAGATCTCCGCCGAGTACCAGTCCATGGAGCACCCGGTAGCGGACTTCGCCAAGGAGGTCATGCAGCTCGCCGTGGCAGGCACCGGCATCCGGCTCTCCGACGGGTCCACCAACATCATCCCGGTGGGCGACAACGTGGAGAACGCCTGGCAGCTGCACGGCCGGCTGGTCCGGCGGTCGCTGGAACGGGGCTACTACCAGGGCTGGGACCTGCACCCGGCCCAGCTGCCCAGCCGCTTCGCCGCCACCTATGCCTTCTACCGCGAAGGCCTGCCGGATACGGCCGCCCGCCTGCGGAACTATGTGGAGCGGACCGAAGGCGGCGTCATGGACGAACCCGCCACCGCCCGGGCCCTGGCCGCATTCGTCCTGCGCGGCGTCCAGTGCGGGGCAGTGGGTGCGGAGGAAGTCCAGGCACTTGCCGGCGTCGGGCTTCCCCGGCTCACCGCCCTGGCCCATCCGCGGCTGGCCACCACTTCCAACTCGTAA
- the aceB gene encoding malate synthase A has translation MAITVTDPRPINRAEEILTPKALAFVEELHNRFAGTRNELLAARAVKRQRVAETGKLDFLPETKDVRDGDWKVAPAPAALQDRRVEMTGPASPAKMAINALNSGAKVWLADLEDASTPTWANVIDAILNLRDAAQGTLSYTSEEGKEYRLRTDAPLAVVVARPRGWHMQEKHLLVNGEPAVGALVDFGLHFFHIAKQLVLNGQGPYYYLPKMESHLEARLWNDVFVFAQDFLGLNQGTIRATVLIETIPAAFEMDEILYELRDHASGLNAGRWDYLFSIIKYFRDAGEEFVLPDRASVAMTAPFMRAYTELLVKTCHRRGAFAMGGMAAVIPNRRHPEVTEAAFEKVRADKTREANDGFDGSWVAHPDLVPTCREVFDSVLGDKPNQVDKQRPEVSVTAEQLLDVQSAGGQVTEAGLRLNLYVAVAYTAVWLSGNGAVAIHNLMEDAATAEISRSQVWQQIRNKSILADTGNTVTRELVERILGEETERLRTEFGDEAFRRYYQPELIADICLSDDYTDFLTTPAYELVG, from the coding sequence ATGGCCATCACCGTCACAGATCCCCGGCCGATCAACCGCGCAGAGGAGATCCTCACGCCCAAGGCACTGGCCTTCGTGGAGGAGCTCCACAACCGGTTCGCCGGCACCCGCAACGAGCTCCTGGCGGCCCGCGCCGTCAAGCGGCAGCGGGTGGCGGAAACGGGCAAGCTCGACTTCCTGCCGGAGACCAAGGACGTGCGCGACGGCGACTGGAAGGTTGCGCCCGCACCGGCAGCTTTGCAGGACCGCCGGGTGGAGATGACCGGACCCGCCTCGCCGGCGAAGATGGCCATCAATGCCCTGAACTCCGGCGCGAAGGTTTGGCTGGCGGACCTCGAGGACGCCAGCACACCCACCTGGGCCAACGTCATCGACGCCATCCTGAACCTCCGCGATGCTGCCCAGGGCACGCTCAGCTACACCTCGGAAGAAGGCAAGGAGTACCGGCTCCGCACCGACGCGCCGCTCGCCGTCGTGGTGGCCCGCCCCCGCGGCTGGCACATGCAGGAGAAGCACCTGCTGGTCAACGGCGAGCCCGCGGTTGGTGCGCTGGTGGACTTCGGGCTGCACTTCTTCCACATCGCCAAACAGCTGGTCCTCAACGGACAGGGCCCGTACTACTACCTGCCCAAGATGGAAAGCCACCTCGAAGCGCGGCTGTGGAACGACGTGTTCGTCTTCGCCCAGGACTTCCTGGGCCTGAACCAGGGCACCATCCGCGCCACGGTGCTGATCGAGACCATCCCGGCCGCGTTCGAGATGGACGAGATCCTGTATGAACTGCGGGACCACGCCTCCGGCCTCAATGCCGGACGCTGGGACTACCTGTTCAGCATCATCAAGTACTTCCGTGACGCCGGTGAGGAATTCGTCCTGCCGGACCGCGCGTCTGTGGCGATGACCGCCCCGTTCATGCGCGCCTACACCGAACTCCTGGTCAAGACCTGCCACCGGCGCGGCGCCTTCGCCATGGGCGGCATGGCCGCGGTCATCCCCAACCGGCGCCACCCAGAAGTCACCGAGGCCGCCTTCGAGAAGGTCCGCGCGGACAAGACCCGCGAGGCAAATGACGGCTTTGACGGCTCCTGGGTTGCCCACCCGGACCTGGTGCCCACGTGCCGGGAAGTCTTCGACTCCGTGCTCGGCGACAAGCCCAACCAGGTGGACAAGCAGCGGCCGGAGGTTTCGGTTACCGCGGAGCAACTGCTGGACGTCCAGTCCGCCGGCGGCCAGGTCACCGAAGCCGGCCTGCGCCTGAACCTCTACGTTGCCGTTGCCTACACGGCCGTCTGGCTGTCCGGGAATGGCGCCGTGGCCATCCACAACCTGATGGAGGACGCCGCCACGGCCGAGATTTCCCGCTCGCAGGTGTGGCAGCAAATCCGGAACAAGTCCATCCTTGCGGACACGGGGAACACCGTGACCAGAGAACTGGTGGAGCGGATCCTCGGCGAGGAAACGGAGCGGCTTCGCACCGAATTCGGTGACGAGGCATTCCGCCGCTACTACCAGCCTGAGCTCATCGCTGACATCTGCCTGTCGGACGATTACACCGACTTCCTCACCACGCCTGCGTACGAACTGGTGGGCTGA
- a CDS encoding NAD-dependent malic enzyme encodes MANPSPGNSITLRVEAPSSFSATSELAAAVGAAGAAITALDVTESHHETLVVDVTCNTTDDAHAARVKDALNALEGVTVQHVSDRTFLMHLGGKLEVVPKVPLRNRDDLSRAYTPGVARVCLAIAEDPAAARNLTVKRNTVAVVTDGSAVLGLGNIGPAAALPVMEGKAALFKQFANVDAWPVCLDTQDTEEIIRTVKLLAPVFGGVNLEDIAAPRCFEIEARLREELDIPVFHDDQHGTAIVTLAALVNALRVVDKKIADVKIVVSGVGAAGSAIIQLLKAQGARHIVAAGRSGAIHKGEAYNDPHRTWIAENTNQEGFSGSLHEALVGADVFIGVSAPNILAEEHIASMAKDAIVFAMANPTPEVDPAVASRHAAVVATGRSDFPNQINNVLAFPGLFRGLLDVGASDITPDMLVAAAEAIANRVNDNELNASYIIPSIFDPHVTADVAAAVAAAAHASNVATAAEPADSAAEPALASA; translated from the coding sequence ATGGCGAACCCCAGCCCCGGAAATTCGATCACCCTGCGCGTGGAAGCACCCTCAAGCTTCAGCGCCACCAGCGAGCTCGCAGCCGCCGTCGGAGCTGCCGGCGCCGCAATCACCGCACTGGACGTCACCGAGTCCCACCACGAGACCCTGGTGGTTGACGTCACCTGCAACACCACCGACGACGCCCACGCCGCCCGCGTCAAGGACGCCCTCAATGCGCTCGAAGGCGTCACGGTCCAGCACGTCTCGGACCGCACCTTCCTGATGCACCTGGGCGGCAAGCTCGAGGTGGTCCCCAAGGTCCCCCTGCGCAACCGCGACGATCTCTCCCGCGCCTACACTCCCGGCGTCGCCCGCGTCTGCCTGGCCATCGCCGAGGACCCCGCCGCCGCCCGCAACCTGACCGTCAAGCGCAACACCGTGGCCGTGGTCACCGACGGATCGGCGGTGCTGGGCCTGGGCAACATCGGCCCCGCCGCGGCCCTTCCGGTCATGGAGGGCAAGGCCGCCCTGTTCAAGCAGTTCGCCAACGTCGACGCGTGGCCCGTGTGCCTTGATACCCAGGACACGGAGGAAATCATCCGCACCGTCAAGCTCCTGGCACCGGTCTTCGGGGGCGTGAACCTGGAGGACATCGCTGCGCCCCGCTGCTTCGAGATCGAGGCCCGCCTGCGCGAGGAACTGGACATTCCGGTCTTCCACGACGACCAGCACGGCACGGCAATCGTGACCCTCGCTGCCCTGGTCAATGCCCTGCGCGTGGTGGACAAGAAGATCGCGGACGTGAAGATCGTAGTTTCCGGGGTCGGCGCTGCCGGCTCCGCCATCATCCAGCTGCTGAAGGCCCAGGGCGCCCGGCACATTGTGGCAGCGGGCCGCTCCGGCGCCATCCACAAGGGTGAGGCGTACAACGATCCGCACCGCACCTGGATCGCGGAAAACACCAACCAGGAAGGCTTCTCCGGCAGCCTGCACGAGGCCCTGGTGGGCGCTGATGTCTTCATCGGCGTCTCCGCCCCGAACATCCTGGCAGAGGAGCACATCGCCTCCATGGCGAAGGACGCCATCGTCTTCGCCATGGCCAACCCCACCCCCGAGGTGGATCCGGCCGTCGCATCCCGGCACGCCGCAGTGGTGGCCACCGGCCGCAGCGACTTCCCCAACCAGATCAACAACGTCCTGGCCTTCCCCGGCCTCTTCCGCGGGCTCCTCGACGTGGGAGCAAGCGACATCACCCCGGACATGCTGGTGGCCGCCGCGGAAGCAATCGCCAACCGGGTGAATGATAATGAGCTCAATGCGAGCTACATCATCCCCAGCATCTTCGATCCGCACGTGACCGCCGATGTCGCGGCAGCCGTCGCCGCCGCGGCACACGCCTCAAACGTGGCAACGGCTGCCGAACCGGCCGATTCCGCCGCGGAGCCAGCACTGGCCTCCGCCTGA